A region from the Prochlorococcus marinus XMU1408 genome encodes:
- a CDS encoding tetratricopeptide repeat protein: protein MDSSSQEGEVKKKINEIKTFPVPLTIGEIKENIIINTNKPNQLSKEEIINQAYKFHSIGNISKASKYYQYFINQGFKDHRVFSNYGSLLESLGKLQEAKLYTSKAIELNPNFAKAHYNLGTILTDLGKLQEAALSFRKAIKLNPGFAKAHSNLGNILNDLGKLQEAALSFRKAIKLNPDFAKAHSNLGKILNDLGDQEGAFDSYLKAIDINPKNSNIYSSITRFLQESDPAHLNKSKLKKILNILLEKNNVSHQELLRPFNFLYSNQIINNIKKTDQDFSKLELLIKDKIIINALKKIIFCDLKLESILTEVRKNICYRIAKNTENINYSELQFIIALGEQCFFNEYIYSITEKEKICINIIIKKCRDGELNERTIAILSCYFPLYKLIEHIESLKSFNSADINFQQLLRFQISEPLKEIQISKNIKKLGSINDSISQKVKTQYEKNPYPRWRFGNPSTKKKVSIIQAINNEIKPNSISYNIRDSKLKVLIAGCGTGQQILNTQIYKNAHFSCIDLSLSSLSYAQRKINELGIKNVKLIEMDILEVGLLEEQFDIIECGGVLHHMENPSKGLKALLGVLKKTGFLKLGLYSELARQNIIQARNYIASKKIQANEDSIRDFRERIISGKLKNLNSLTTCKDFYSLSEFRDLCFHSKEHRFTINQLHETLKSNKLKFLGFLLPKPVKSSYKQYFPEDKKQINLQNWTKFEEKNPNTFKAMYQFWTCKTEI, encoded by the coding sequence ATGGATAGTTCTAGTCAAGAAGGAGAAGTAAAGAAGAAAATTAATGAGATAAAAACATTTCCAGTTCCATTAACTATAGGAGAAATTAAAGAAAATATTATTATTAATACTAATAAACCTAATCAACTTTCTAAAGAAGAAATAATTAATCAAGCATATAAGTTTCATTCAATAGGAAACATTTCAAAAGCAAGCAAATATTATCAATATTTTATCAATCAAGGATTCAAAGATCATAGGGTTTTTTCTAATTATGGATCCTTATTAGAATCCCTTGGTAAATTACAAGAAGCAAAATTATATACTAGTAAAGCCATTGAATTGAATCCTAATTTCGCAAAAGCGCATTACAATTTAGGAACTATATTGACTGATCTTGGCAAATTACAAGAAGCAGCATTGTCATTCCGTAAAGCAATTAAACTCAATCCTGGTTTCGCGAAGGCTCATTCCAATCTGGGAAACATATTGAACGATCTTGGCAAATTACAAGAAGCAGCATTATCATTCCGCAAAGCAATTAAACTCAATCCTGATTTTGCGAAGGCTCATTCCAATCTGGGAAAAATATTGAATGATCTTGGAGATCAAGAAGGAGCATTTGATTCTTATCTGAAAGCAATTGATATCAATCCAAAAAATTCCAATATTTACTCCTCAATTACTAGATTTTTACAAGAGTCAGATCCAGCACATTTAAATAAATCTAAATTGAAAAAAATATTAAATATTCTACTAGAAAAAAACAATGTGTCCCATCAAGAATTATTAAGACCATTTAATTTTTTATATAGCAATCAAATAATAAATAATATAAAAAAAACAGATCAAGACTTTTCCAAATTAGAATTACTTATTAAAGATAAAATTATAATTAATGCACTTAAAAAGATTATATTTTGTGATCTTAAGTTGGAATCAATACTTACCGAAGTAAGAAAAAATATATGCTATCGTATTGCAAAAAATACCGAAAATATAAATTACTCGGAATTACAATTTATTATTGCATTAGGAGAGCAATGCTTTTTTAATGAATATATTTATTCAATCACAGAAAAAGAAAAAATATGTATTAATATTATCATAAAAAAATGTAGAGATGGGGAATTAAATGAAAGAACAATTGCCATTTTATCTTGTTATTTTCCACTATATAAACTTATTGAACATATAGAGTCTTTAAAATCATTTAATTCTGCAGATATAAATTTTCAACAATTATTGAGATTTCAAATTTCAGAACCCCTAAAAGAAATTCAAATATCTAAAAATATCAAAAAATTAGGTTCTATCAATGATAGTATCTCTCAAAAAGTAAAAACACAATATGAAAAAAATCCATATCCTAGATGGCGATTTGGAAATCCTTCAACCAAAAAAAAGGTTTCTATTATACAAGCAATAAATAATGAAATCAAACCTAATTCTATTAGTTATAATATAAGAGATAGTAAACTAAAAGTTCTAATTGCGGGGTGTGGAACAGGTCAGCAGATTTTAAATACACAAATTTATAAGAATGCTCATTTTAGTTGTATAGACTTAAGTTTATCTAGTTTATCTTATGCTCAAAGGAAGATAAATGAATTGGGTATTAAGAATGTTAAACTAATTGAAATGGATATCTTAGAAGTTGGTTTATTAGAAGAGCAATTTGATATTATTGAATGTGGAGGTGTTCTACATCACATGGAAAATCCTTCAAAAGGATTGAAAGCATTATTAGGTGTTTTAAAAAAGACTGGATTCCTTAAGTTAGGTTTGTATAGTGAATTAGCAAGACAAAATATAATCCAGGCAAGAAATTATATTGCTAGCAAAAAAATTCAAGCAAATGAGGATAGTATTCGTGATTTTAGAGAAAGAATTATTTCAGGGAAATTGAAAAATTTAAACTCATTAACAACATGTAAAGACTTTTATTCATTATCGGAATTCCGTGATCTTTGCTTCCACAGCAAAGAACATAGATTCACAATTAATCAGCTACATGAAACTCTCAAATCTAATAAATTAAAATTTCTTGGATTCTTACTTCCAAAGCCAGTAAAATCTTCCTACAAGCAATATTTCCCAGAAGATAAGAAGCAAATAAACTTACAAAACTGGACAAAGTTTGAAGAAAAAAATCCTAACACTTTCAAAGCAATGTATCAATTCTGGACTTGTAAAACAGAGATTTGA
- a CDS encoding FkbM family methyltransferase → MEDFRKNKPLKKKITEIKIFTVPFALEENKQNLSFDTNRHYKYSKEEIINQAFKFHSEGNIQEAIKYYQFFVEKGFKDYRIFSNYGAILKDLGNLEAAELFTRKAIEINPDFALGYSNLGKILNACGKLEEGELEKNKGINLSFIQNIDAKNKEECLKNLSLSKSQFKQDLFVLSELNFKKNGFFVEFGSYDGLTGSNSYILEKYFNWNGILAEPCISCYEQLKENRSVIIETKCVWKISGEEIIFNEPFSHKQNSTIDSISDNRKNIYKEGNRYKVKTISLLDLLEKNNAPRFIDYLSIDTEGSEFEILNVFDFKKYKFNVITCEHNFTPMREKIYNLLTSKGYQRKLTNISRVDDWYVLNE, encoded by the coding sequence ATGGAAGATTTTAGAAAAAATAAACCACTGAAAAAAAAAATCACTGAAATAAAAATATTTACAGTTCCATTTGCTTTAGAAGAAAACAAACAAAATCTTTCTTTTGATACTAATAGACATTACAAATATTCTAAAGAAGAAATAATTAATCAAGCATTTAAATTTCATTCAGAAGGAAACATTCAAGAAGCAATAAAGTATTATCAATTTTTTGTAGAAAAAGGTTTTAAAGATTACCGAATTTTTTCTAACTATGGAGCAATATTAAAAGATCTTGGCAACTTAGAAGCTGCAGAATTATTTACTCGTAAAGCTATTGAAATCAATCCTGATTTTGCTTTGGGATATTCTAATCTTGGCAAAATATTAAACGCGTGTGGTAAATTAGAAGAAGGAGAGTTAGAAAAGAATAAAGGTATTAATTTAAGTTTTATTCAGAATATTGATGCTAAAAATAAAGAAGAGTGTTTAAAAAATCTATCTCTCTCAAAATCACAATTTAAACAGGATCTATTTGTTCTCAGTGAATTGAATTTTAAAAAAAATGGCTTTTTCGTAGAATTCGGTTCTTACGATGGTTTAACTGGTTCTAATTCATATATATTAGAAAAATATTTTAATTGGAATGGCATACTAGCTGAACCCTGTATCTCTTGTTATGAGCAATTAAAAGAAAACCGTTCAGTGATTATAGAAACTAAATGTGTATGGAAAATATCAGGAGAAGAAATCATATTTAATGAACCATTTTCACATAAACAAAATTCTACAATAGATAGTATTTCGGATAACAGAAAAAATATTTACAAGGAGGGAAATAGATATAAAGTTAAAACTATTTCATTATTAGATTTATTAGAAAAAAATAATGCACCAAGATTTATAGATTACTTATCTATAGATACTGAAGGTAGTGAATTTGAAATTCTAAATGTATTTGATTTTAAAAAATATAAATTTAATGTGATTACATGTGAACATAATTTTACCCCTATGCGAGAAAAAATTTATAATTTATTAACAAGTAAAGGTTATCAAAGAAAATTAACAAATATATCAAGAGTTGATGATTGGTATGTTCTTAATGAATAA
- a CDS encoding tetratricopeptide repeat protein: protein MKESDKKEQGNKPINEVITFPIPYSLSGIKSNNTNSRKLPSKITKEQIIKQAIKLQLQGNIKKASKYYQYCLSQGFKDTRIFCNYGIILENLGKLKEAELLFLKAIELNPNSAEAHSNLGIILKDLGNLKEAELSLRKAIKLNPDFAMAHSNLGNVLSDIGNLKEAELSLRKAIKLNPDFAMAHSNLGNVLSDIGNLKEAELSLRKAIELNPDYVEASANLSVLELLRGDYKNGLENYEFRFHQKKTIIHSKPQINKVDNNKLPKDEKLLIISEQGLGDTLQYMRYIPYLREQGFNVSFCAQEKLHSLIKASNIDPNPLTPEQANQVSEGQWLPLLSLPRYLKINPKNPIKSQPYISSTEDLYKKWEDILSKERRPIIGINWQGNPNAEKTILKGRSLQLEKFSTLAKKKTLKLLSLQKGFGSEQLDHCSFKNMFVECQAKVDSTWDFLENAAIIDNCDLIITSDTSIAHLAGAMGKTTWILLKHVPEWRWGTEGESTFWYPSMRLFRQKQRHDWQEVMERVSNKFEEELKKNMNWSK, encoded by the coding sequence ATGAAGGAATCTGATAAGAAAGAGCAAGGGAACAAACCTATTAATGAAGTAATCACATTCCCAATTCCATATTCTTTAAGCGGAATTAAAAGTAATAATACTAATAGTAGAAAACTTCCTTCTAAAATTACTAAAGAACAAATCATTAAGCAAGCTATTAAATTACAACTACAAGGTAATATTAAGAAAGCATCAAAATACTATCAATATTGTCTTTCTCAAGGATTTAAAGACACAAGAATATTTTGTAATTATGGCATCATATTAGAGAATCTAGGAAAGTTAAAGGAAGCAGAATTATTATTTCTTAAAGCAATTGAACTGAATCCTAATTCCGCAGAAGCACATTCTAATCTGGGCATCATATTGAAAGATCTTGGCAACTTAAAAGAAGCAGAATTATCACTTCGTAAGGCAATTAAATTAAATCCTGATTTTGCAATGGCTCATTCCAATCTGGGAAACGTATTAAGTGATATCGGCAACTTAAAAGAAGCAGAATTATCACTTCGTAAGGCAATTAAATTAAATCCTGATTTTGCAATGGCTCATTCCAATTTGGGAAACGTATTAAGTGATATCGGCAACTTAAAAGAAGCAGAATTATCACTTCGCAAGGCAATTGAATTGAATCCTGATTATGTTGAAGCATCTGCAAATCTTTCAGTACTTGAACTACTGCGCGGCGACTATAAAAATGGTCTGGAAAATTATGAATTTAGATTTCACCAAAAAAAAACAATTATTCACTCAAAACCACAGATTAACAAAGTAGATAATAACAAACTCCCAAAAGATGAAAAGCTATTAATAATTAGTGAGCAAGGGTTAGGAGATACGCTTCAATATATGCGCTATATCCCTTATCTTAGAGAGCAAGGTTTTAATGTTTCCTTTTGTGCTCAAGAAAAACTACATTCATTGATCAAAGCATCAAATATTGATCCAAACCCATTAACACCAGAGCAAGCTAATCAAGTTTCAGAAGGTCAATGGCTCCCTTTATTATCATTACCAAGATATCTAAAAATCAATCCAAAAAATCCCATTAAATCTCAACCATATATATCTTCAACTGAAGATCTTTATAAGAAATGGGAAGATATTCTATCTAAAGAAAGAAGACCAATTATTGGCATTAATTGGCAAGGCAATCCCAATGCTGAAAAAACAATATTAAAAGGCCGGTCTTTGCAATTAGAAAAATTCTCTACTCTTGCCAAAAAGAAAACGTTAAAATTACTATCACTTCAAAAAGGCTTTGGTTCAGAACAATTAGATCATTGCTCATTCAAAAATATGTTTGTTGAATGCCAAGCGAAAGTTGATTCTACTTGGGATTTTCTAGAAAATGCGGCCATCATAGATAACTGCGATTTAATTATTACCTCTGATACTTCAATTGCGCATTTAGCTGGAGCAATGGGTAAAACAACCTGGATACTCCTTAAGCATGTGCCTGAATGGAGATGGGGCACTGAAGGAGAAAGTACATTTTGGTATCCCTCGATGAGATTATTCCGACAAAAGCAAAGACATGACTGGCAAGAAGTGATGGAAAGAGTATCGAACAAATTTGAAGAAGAACTGAAAAAAAATATGAATTGGTCTAAATAA
- a CDS encoding ion transporter, with product MNELRLRIYEQVINRTPGGRTSIFNKTCGITIFISIFFAVIVTENSIDYQFGDQIDFLDWIIGALFCVEYCCRLWVAPLDKKFGKGLNGVLRYMLSPMAIIDVIAIIPSFIGVRAELKILRVIRLLRILKIGRSEKFKQSIFHFNYALRSKSQELQISTFYTVLLLLISSTCMYLTESSIQPELLGSIPRCLWWSITTVSAVGYGDSIPVTAVGKTIASITSLMGIAAIAIPTGILASGFSESIGVKNDTQFPGDTL from the coding sequence ATGAATGAATTACGTCTAAGAATTTATGAGCAGGTAATTAATCGCACGCCAGGTGGAAGAACTTCTATATTTAATAAAACTTGTGGAATTACTATATTTATCTCGATTTTTTTTGCAGTTATCGTTACTGAAAATTCAATTGATTATCAGTTTGGTGATCAGATAGATTTTTTGGACTGGATTATTGGTGCTTTATTTTGTGTTGAATATTGTTGTCGTTTATGGGTCGCACCTCTAGATAAGAAATTTGGAAAAGGTTTGAACGGGGTTTTGCGTTATATGCTCTCACCTATGGCAATTATTGATGTCATTGCAATCATTCCATCGTTTATAGGTGTTCGAGCAGAATTAAAAATTCTTAGAGTTATTCGTCTCTTAAGAATATTGAAAATCGGTAGAAGTGAAAAATTTAAGCAAAGCATCTTTCATTTCAATTATGCACTTCGATCAAAAAGTCAAGAGCTACAAATATCGACTTTTTATACAGTGTTACTTTTGTTGATTAGTAGTACTTGTATGTATCTTACTGAATCATCTATTCAACCAGAATTATTAGGGTCAATTCCAAGATGTCTCTGGTGGTCAATTACAACTGTTAGTGCTGTCGGTTATGGTGATTCAATACCAGTTACAGCGGTTGGGAAAACAATTGCATCGATAACTTCTCTTATGGGCATTGCTGCGATAGCAATACCTACTGGAATACTTGCCTCAGGATTTAGCGAATCCATTGGTGTAAAAAATGACACTCAGTTTCCTGGGGATACTTTATAA
- a CDS encoding tetratricopeptide repeat protein gives MNKEQRKEKIDKEKIFTVPFSLKEVKENITISANNPDKPSKEKIINQAFMFHAQGNISEAAKYYKNFINQGFKDHRVFSNYGVILKNLGKLQDAKIAYQKAIELNPHFAEAHSNLSLIFRDLGKLQDAEIAIRKAIELNPHFAEAHSNLSLIFRDLGKLQDAEIAIRKAIKLNPNCASSYKDLGICQYLIGDIDSAFNSILKANSIDPEELGNKILLRIFHKEKDTKNSDLQTNQKNLSLPETTLNSNPLILHMPIEVELINSLYKIKARDQEKYQAPTYGDAKGSDYKLFEINDSIIKITEEKLISIAKDSVKSDIFISESFFTIFRSGGGLKSHDHLNKLDKVKGLNLANKKYSLVYYVSVGDQDCDEPGILKLKNPNQEILPNNGLIVIFPARRKHSVFYKGNKDRIIIGVNFYRL, from the coding sequence GTGAATAAAGAACAAAGAAAGGAGAAAATAGATAAAGAAAAAATCTTCACAGTTCCATTTTCCTTAAAAGAAGTTAAAGAAAATATCACTATTTCTGCTAATAATCCTGACAAGCCTTCTAAAGAAAAAATAATTAATCAAGCATTTATGTTTCACGCACAAGGAAATATTTCAGAAGCAGCAAAATATTATAAAAATTTCATCAATCAAGGATTCAAAGATCACAGAGTTTTTTCTAATTATGGAGTCATTTTGAAAAATCTTGGCAAATTGCAAGACGCTAAAATCGCATATCAGAAAGCAATTGAACTAAATCCTCATTTCGCAGAGGCACATTCCAATCTAAGCCTCATATTTAGAGATCTTGGCAAATTGCAAGACGCTGAAATCGCCATTCGCAAAGCAATTGAACTAAATCCTCATTTCGCAGAGGCACATTCCAATCTAAGCCTCATATTTAGAGATCTTGGCAAATTGCAAGACGCTGAAATCGCCATTCGTAAAGCAATTAAACTAAATCCTAATTGCGCATCCTCATACAAAGACCTAGGTATCTGTCAATATCTTATTGGAGATATTGACTCAGCATTCAATTCCATATTAAAAGCAAATTCCATTGACCCTGAAGAGTTAGGTAACAAAATATTATTACGTATTTTTCATAAAGAAAAAGATACTAAAAATAGTGACCTACAAACAAATCAAAAAAACTTGAGTCTTCCTGAAACAACTTTGAACTCAAATCCCCTAATTTTGCATATGCCAATAGAAGTAGAACTTATTAATAGCTTATATAAAATAAAAGCTAGAGATCAAGAGAAATATCAGGCTCCAACTTATGGAGATGCCAAAGGTTCAGATTACAAATTATTTGAAATAAATGATTCAATTATAAAAATTACAGAAGAAAAATTAATTAGTATCGCTAAAGATTCGGTTAAATCAGATATCTTCATAAGCGAGTCTTTCTTTACAATATTTAGATCAGGAGGTGGATTAAAAAGTCACGATCATTTGAACAAATTAGATAAGGTAAAAGGCTTAAATTTAGCAAATAAAAAGTATTCGTTAGTATATTATGTATCTGTAGGCGATCAAGATTGTGACGAACCAGGGATTTTAAAACTCAAAAATCCAAATCAAGAAATTCTTCCCAATAATGGATTAATAGTTATTTTCCCAGCAAGAAGAAAACACTCTGTATTTTATAAAGGCAATAAAGATAGAATCATTATTGGAGTAAATTTTTATAGACTCTAG
- a CDS encoding tetratricopeptide repeat-containing sulfotransferase family protein has protein sequence MIKKPGQEKKRNKKKNEIKIFNVPFDSGEIIKNSTINTNTPSNNYKEKIINQAFNFHAQGNISEAEKYYKKIINKGLIDYRVFSNYGIILKNQGKLKEAELLTRKAIKLKTNYAEAYSNLGNILRDLRKSKEAELSTRKAIELNPNFADAHLNLGNILRDLGKLKEAELSTRKAIELKHDFAKAHCNLGIILKDLGKLKEAELSTLKAIELKTNYAEAYSNLGNILKDLGKLKEAELSTRKAIELNADDAKAYYLLSLLEYSNENKRWQNQLFSKDILKNKLEKDQIDIYFARANILHKEKNYEESSKYLELANKLKLNFNPSNSDNFINKSKKLLIESYKKEITKKEYKSSSESIFIVGMFRSGSTLLESILSMSNNVYDLGEVNILEESFLQWNKSKQETNLAKLYDEKVNNKTKLNITTNKWLYNYQYAGIIARHIPNAKIIHCHRHPLDNILSIYRAHFSSGSEFSSSIIDCTRVYLDQEEIMSKYKNRFRSKIYDLNYDSLVRNPNQEIKSLISWLDWKWDKTYLTPHLNPRSVLTASNVQVRSPINAKSIGGWKNYKDMLKPAIEILTQIDRYQDLVA, from the coding sequence ATGATCAAGAAACCTGGTCAAGAAAAGAAAAGAAATAAGAAAAAAAATGAAATAAAAATCTTCAACGTTCCATTTGATTCAGGAGAAATCATAAAGAATAGTACTATTAATACGAATACTCCATCTAACAACTACAAAGAAAAAATAATTAATCAAGCTTTTAACTTTCATGCTCAAGGTAATATTTCAGAAGCAGAAAAATATTATAAAAAGATTATAAATAAAGGTTTAATAGATTATAGAGTATTTTCTAATTATGGAATCATATTAAAAAATCAGGGCAAATTAAAAGAGGCAGAGCTATTGACTCGCAAAGCAATTAAACTTAAAACTAATTACGCAGAAGCATATTCAAATTTAGGGAATATTTTGAGAGATCTTAGAAAATCAAAAGAGGCAGAACTATCGACTCGTAAAGCAATTGAACTCAATCCTAATTTCGCGGATGCTCATCTAAATCTAGGCAATATATTAAGAGATCTTGGCAAATTAAAAGAGGCAGAACTATCGACTCGTAAAGCAATTGAACTTAAGCATGATTTCGCAAAAGCACATTGCAATCTTGGAATCATTTTAAAAGATCTTGGAAAATTAAAAGAAGCAGAACTATCAACTCTTAAAGCAATTGAACTTAAAACTAATTACGCAGAAGCATATTCAAATCTAGGAAATATATTGAAAGATCTTGGTAAATTAAAAGAGGCAGAACTATCAACTCGTAAAGCAATTGAACTTAATGCTGATGATGCAAAAGCATACTATTTACTATCTTTACTTGAATATTCTAATGAAAATAAAAGATGGCAGAATCAACTCTTTTCTAAAGATATCTTAAAAAATAAATTAGAAAAAGATCAAATTGATATTTACTTTGCAAGAGCAAATATTCTTCATAAGGAAAAAAATTATGAAGAAAGTTCTAAATACCTTGAATTAGCAAATAAGCTTAAATTAAATTTTAATCCATCTAACTCGGATAATTTTATCAATAAATCTAAAAAATTGCTTATTGAATCTTATAAAAAAGAAATTACGAAAAAAGAATACAAAAGTTCTTCTGAGAGTATTTTTATTGTTGGTATGTTTAGAAGTGGTTCTACATTATTGGAATCAATCCTTAGTATGAGTAATAATGTATATGATCTAGGTGAAGTTAATATTCTAGAAGAATCATTCCTTCAGTGGAATAAATCCAAACAAGAAACAAATCTTGCTAAATTATATGATGAAAAAGTAAATAATAAGACTAAATTGAATATCACAACTAATAAATGGTTATATAACTATCAATACGCAGGTATTATTGCCCGGCATATACCAAATGCAAAAATTATTCACTGCCATCGACATCCTCTAGATAATATTCTTTCAATTTATCGAGCACATTTTTCTAGTGGAAGTGAATTTTCTTCCTCCATAATTGATTGCACAAGAGTTTATTTAGATCAAGAGGAAATAATGAGTAAATATAAGAATAGATTTAGATCAAAAATATATGACTTAAATTATGACTCATTAGTCAGAAATCCTAATCAAGAAATTAAATCTTTAATCTCTTGGTTAGATTGGAAGTGGGACAAAACATATCTAACACCTCATCTAAATCCACGCTCAGTTTTAACAGCAAGCAATGTTCAAGTTCGTTCCCCAATCAATGCAAAATCAATTGGTGGATGGAAGAACTATAAAGATATGCTTAAACCTGCCATTGAAATCCTTACTCAAATAGATAGATATCAAGACTTGGTTGCATAA